The Hyphomonas sediminis genome contains the following window.
GCTCTTCAGGCGCGCGGGTGAGCGGCGGCATGGGCCTCGCGCAAGCGCGACGCGTCAATGCCGGTATAGACCTGCGTAGTGGACAGGGAGGCATGACCCAGCAGCGTCTGGATCGCGCGCAGGTCGGCCCCGTTTGCCAGCAGGTGCGTCGCGAAGGCGTGGCGCAGGGCGTGGGGTGTCGCGGTGTCCGGCAGGCCGAGATAGCCGCGCATTTTCTGCATCAGCCCCTGAATGAGGCGCGGATTGAGCGCGCCGCCCTTGGCGCCCCGGAAGAGCGGTTGATCCCGCGTGAGCGCCCAGGGGCAAATTTCCGCATACGAATTGATGGCGTCGCGCACCGCCGGGATCAGCGGCACGAGGCGCACCTTGCCGCCCTTGCCCTTGATGCGCAGACGGTCGGGCGCGGGCTGGTCTGCGCCGGTCAGGCTGAGCGCTTCGGAGATACGCAGGCCTGCGCCATAGAGCAGGGAGAGGACGGCCGCGTCTCGCGCGTTGATCCAGGGCTCCTGATCGGGCTCGTTTTCGGCTTCGGAAATCAGGTCGCGCGCCGCATCGATGGAGACGGGCCGGGGCAGGCGCTGGGGCCGGCGGGGGCCTTGAAGGTAGCCGACCTCGGCATTGTTGATGCCATGGGCGCGGTCAGCCCAACGATAAAGCGCCTTGATCGAGGACAAAACGCGCGCGACGGAAGCGTCCGACAGGCCTTCCCGGCGGCGCTCGGCGAGATAGGCGCGGATGTCGCGCGCGCGCACATCGCCCAGAATCTTTAGCGACGGCTCGCCGCCCATATGCACGCGCAGGAAGGCAAGAAAAAACGAGAGGTCGCTGCCATACGCTTCCACCGTTTTGGCCGCCATGCGGCGCTCACGAGTCAGGTGGTCAAGGAAAGCGGGCAGAACGTCCATAGGCTGCAGGGTGCCACGGCGCCGTTAAGGATGGCTGAAAGGATCAGGCCGCGCGGGCGGCGACAGCCTCAAGCGCATCTATCATGCGCGGCCAGCCTGCCATGGCGCCGCCATAATAATGCGGCTGGCCTTTCCGGAAGCCGCTTTGTTCCATGCGCAGGCGGGTGCCGGTCGGCGTTGGCGCGAGGGTCCAGATGACGGTGCTGCGCAGGCCGGTCGCGTCGTCGCCAGCATTCCAGCTATAGGCGAGCGTGCGGCCTGGCTCGACGGTCAGAACTTCGCAATCAACGGTGCCCCAGTCGGCGCGCAACTGGAACCGGTGGCCGGTGATGGGTGCAAACTCGTTCTTCATCAGCCAATCCTCGATCAGGTGGGGCGTTGTCAGCGCGCGCCAGATTTTTTCGGGCGGGTGGGCAATATCGCGTTCGATGACGATGGAGCGTGTTTGAGTCATTTCTTCTTTCCGGAGGCGTTCAAATCTGCGGCAGCCCGGATGAGCGCGGTGAAGGCTTTGGCGTTCAGATTGTCGTCCTTGTAGAGATCAATGGCGCGGCGCGCATTTCCTTCCAGGCTGGCATTGAAGAGGCCCTGCGGATCTGGCAGCGCCGCGCCCTTGGCGAAGGTCAGTTTGACCTTGTCCTTGTAAGTCTCGCCTGTGCAGAGGAGGCCGCCCTTTTCCCAGACTGGCACACCACGCCATTTCCATGCTTCGGTGACGCCCGGCAGGGCAGCATGGATCAGACGGCGGGCCTCGGCGAGCTTTTCCCCGCGCCAGTCTGCCAATTCGGCAATCCGTGCGTCAATCCGTTCGGAGGCTGTGGCCTCATCGTTGTTGTTCTTTGAGTTCGGCATCTAGAGCTTTTCTCCGGGCAGGCGGCTCGCCTGTCTGACCCAATCTGTGAACTGATCTTCGTCAAGTTCGTCTTCATATATGTCCAGATAGCGCACTTCGGGGTGTTTGGAGGTGCCCTTCGGGACGGGGACGAGCGATGTGCCGCGGAAGAAGGTGACTTTGATGTATTTGGTGAAGCAATGATAGCTGAGAAACCAACTGTCTTTCTCCAGTCCGTAGAAGGGCGAATTCCATTTCACCGCCTTCTCAACACCGGGCACGGCCCGTTCGATTAGCGCGTCCAGCCGGTCGCCGGTCTCGCTTTTCCAGCACGGCATGGCGGCGATATAGGCCTTGACTGGGGCGTCGCCATATCCCTTCGGAATCTGGGGGTTGCCGCCTGACAACAGCTTTGGTGATGCCTTTTCCGAGGATGACGACGGTTTGCCTGGCATGTTCACGCCTTTCTTCTGGCTGACCACCGCGCCGTATGGGGCAACGCGAAGAGGTATAGCCCGGAGAGTATCAGCAGCAGAAGCGGCAGCAGGGGTGTGAAGAATGCCCATTCGGGTGGTTCATGGCCGAGGCCCTGACTCAGGAGCAGGCCAGAGATAAGCAGTACAAAGAAAATTGATACCCAGCGGTGACCCTGACGGACAAATCTGCTCCAGTTCATTGGTCCATCCTGTTCAAGAGATCTTCGAGACTGTCGAGGCGGCGCTCCCAGAAGGCGCGCATTTCCTGGGTCCAGTCGATCAGCGGTATCAGCGCTGTGATCTCGGCATGGTAACGAGTTTCGCGGCCTTCCTGGTGGCCAGAGACAAGGCCGGCCTGCCTTAGAATGCCGAGATGCTTCGAAACTGCGGGCTGGGAAATGCCCGCCTCCGCTGTCAGCGCATGAACCGATTGATCGCCCTGCCGGCAGAGGCGTTCGAACAGCGCCCTGCGGGTTGGGTCTGACAAGGCCCGGAAGATGTCGCTGTGTTCCATCACGGGAAACCCATAACCGGATGGATATGGGTTGTCAATGATTTATAACTGATTGGTTATGGTTCGGTGCCTTCCCAGTCGATCACCCAATCGATCTCATCTTCCTCGAAGACGGTGTCTTCCGAAACCGTTTGTCCCTGGACGGAGTGTCCAAGCTCGTGAATGCGATGGCGGTCGCCGCAGACAAGATGGTGCCAGGCGGGAAGGGGTTTGCCCTCGTCGATGAGGCGATAAGCACAGGTGCGCGGCAGCCAGTCGACCTGCTCAACCACCACTGGGGTAAGCTGCACGCAGTCCGGCACGTGTGTCTTGCGGTTTGCGTAATCCGAACACTGGCAGGTGGCGCCATCGAACAATTTGCAGTGAAGGCGGGTGTAGGCAAGCGCGCCGGTCTCTTCGTCCTCGAGCTTTACGATACAGCATTTGCCGCAGCCATCGCAGAGGCTTTCCCACTCTTCGGGGGTCATCTCTTCGAGTGTCTTGGTTTCCCAGAAGGGCTTCTTTTTCATCGCGCTTTCAGGCCTTCAGCGAGGCCCATTCGGGGGTCTTGTCGATCAGGGCGCTAGCGTACCAGCAGGAGGAGAGTACACGCTCGCCGCTCGCTTTGATGTCGTCGATTGCGCGGGCAACGAGGCGTTTGCCAAGGCCGCGCCCACCGATCGCGTCCGGAACGATCGTGTGGGTGATTTTGCGGATGCCGGGGCTTGGGCGTTCATAGGTGAGGTAGGCTTCGACGCCCTCGACGATCAGACTGTAGCGCTGACGGGTGGCGTCGTGGGTAATTTCGGAACTCATGAAAAAATATCCGTTTTGTGCGAGCTGAGCTGTTTACGGATCCAGCCCGGCAACAGGAAGAAGGCAATGCCAGTGAGCCACACGGGCGTAAGCACCAGTCCGGCGCCAATGACTGTGCCGATGTTGTAGGCGGTGCTGGCTGTGCTGTTGGCCGCGATAGCGCCAAGGGCGGCGGCTGCCGTGACCAGCAGTCCGCCAAGTATCCAGAGAATGCCGACAATTCTCAAAAGGATGCCCATTGGTCTGTCTCCTGTGTGCCGCGATCAGGCGAGCACGTCTTGCCATTCGGGATGTTTGGCGATTTGCGCCTTGGCGAAGGGGCAGAGCGGGATGATCTTGATGCCGGCTGCGCGTGCCTCTTCCACTGCCTGCTTGACCATTGCCTGGCCGGCGCCCTTGCCGCGCAGGGCATCTGGAACGCCGGTATGGTCGATGATGAGGCGGCTGGTGCCCGCCTTGGAGTAGGTCATTTCGGCCGTCTGGCCATCAATGGTCACAAGGTAGCGTCCGCCCGTCGGACCATCCTCGCGCTTCACTTTCAGATCGCTCATGACTGGCTTCCTCTTGGCAGTGGTTCCTGAAAGTGGGGCAGGCGCGGCAAAAGCGCAATGCCCGGCCCGGTTCCCATTTCTGTGGCGGCAGGCTAGGGCAGGCACATGACACGGCTGCTGACCCATCCTGAGATCGAGTGGCGGGAGGATGGCACTCCCGTCGCGAAGGCTTTTGGGGATGTTTATTTCTCCGTCGAGGATGGGCTTTCGGAGACGCGGACAGTTTTCCTCAAGGGCTGCGGACTGCCGGAAGCCTGGGCCGGGCGGCGCCAGTTCACGGTGGCGGAAACAGGTTTCGGGACGGGGCTGAACTTTCTGGCGTTGTGGCAGATGTGGCGCAGCCACCGCCCAGGCCCGGCGGCGCGGCTCAGTTTTGTCAGCTTTGAAGCTTTCCCTTTGAGGGCTGAAGATGCGGCCCGGGCGTTTGAAGCCTGGCCGGAACTTCGTCCGTTCTCGGATCAGCTTCTCGCGCGCTGGCCGGGGCCGGTCCGGGGTGTGCGCCATATTGCATTCGATGAAGACGGGATCGAGCTGATCCTGCATCTGGGCGATATTGCTGAGACGTTGCCCGCCTCCCGCTTTGCGGCGGACGCCTGGTTTCTGGATGGTTTCAGCCCGGCGAAGAATACCGGGATGTGGGCGGGCGACATCTTTCCGCTGATCGCGGCGCGGTCTGCGCCGGGTGCGCGGGCCGCAACGTTTACGGTCGCCGGTGATGTGCGCCGGGGGCTGGCTGCGGCTGGTTTCGATGTGCGCAAAGCAGAAGGGCATGGCCGGAAGCGGCAGCGACTGGAAGCTGTGTTGCCGGGTGAGGGGCAGCAGGCGGGTGCTACTTCACGGGTTGCCATACTCGGCGCCGGCATAGCAGGGGCGACGATTGCGGCGCGGCTTGCGCGCGCGGGCATTGAAGCCGTCGTGTTTGATCCGGCGCCAGGGGTGGCCAGTGGCGCAAGTGGCAATCCACTCGCCCTGATGATGCCGCGACTGGATGTTGGGGAAACGGCGGAAGCAAAGCTGTTGATTGATGCTTATCTCGCTGCGCGGGAATTCTATGCCGGCATGCCAGGCGCCGAGATGACAGATGTTCGCCAGGCGCCGCGCAATGAAGCGGAGGTGAAGCGGTTTGCAAAACTGCTTGCTGATCCGCCGCTACCCTTGGAAGACCTCGAGGCGATTTCCGGCGGCGGACTTTTGCACAAGCGGGCGCTGATCCTCCGCCCAAGGCAGATTGTTGAGGGCTTGCTACAAGGCGCGAACCTTCGCCTTGGTTCGGGTGTGACGGTCGATCTGGCGCAAAGGCGGGTGAATGGCGAAGCTTTTGACGCAATCGTGCTTTCGGGCGGGATGGCGATCCGGAACCTGCTTCCCGGAGTTGAGCTGACTGGCCGGCAGGGGCAGGTGGAGCACCTGACGGGCGCGGTGACTGCGCCGCCCTCGGCGATGGCGTCGGGCACCTATGCGATTGCTTTGGGAGAGGAGCGCCTGTGGGGCGCAACGTTTGAGCCCGCAGGCCCTGAAGATTCCAGCGAAGTTTCGGATGCTGCCCGAGCAGAAAATCTGAAAGGGCTTGAAATGCTGAACCCCTGGTGGGTGCATGAAGCCCGACGTGGAGAAGCAGTGTCGCGTGCATCTGTGAGGGCGACGACGCCGGACCGCCTGCCGCTGATCGGACAGGCGCCGGATGCCGGCGCAATTGAAAATCTGTGGGATGGAAAATCAGAACGGGACGTCTGGCCGGCCCTGCCGAATGTGTATGTCGCTGGCGGTTATGGAAGCCGGGGCTTTACCTGGGCGCCCTGGGCCGCTGGCGCCATATTGGCGGAGCTGTTGGGGGCTCCGTTGCCGGCCGATCTGCCATCCTTGCGGGCTGTTGATCCCGCGCGGCAGATCCTCCGGCGACTGAGGAAGGGACGGTAGGCGCCTCAGGGCGCCTGCACGAAGAAGACGCGGAGCCCGCCATTCTCATGGCGTTCGAGGCTCATGGAGACTCCAGCGACTTCCATCGAGACATTGCCAGCAATGGTGCTGAAGATTGCGGTGACTGCCAAGACCATGACGGCAAGTCCGCCGAGTAGCCAATTGTTGTTCACGAGATGCCCCTGTTTCATCTGTCCGGTCCTTTGAGCGGAGTTTGGTGTTGGTGGGCGGTTGCCCGGTCAGTTGCCTTTTTCGAGGTCGCGGAATTCCTGGCGCAGGCGCCATTCGTCGGAAGTGACGGCTCGTTCCAGATTCTTCAGGCGCTCGTCGAGGTCCATGAAGGTGTATTTGATGGTGCCGAAAGTCGCGCGTGGGCGATCCTGAACACCGCGCCAGAAGGCGTCCTCATCGGCGCTCATTGTTCCAAAGCCCAAAGGGGTCCGGGGGGTAATCATCCATACGACCATATAAGTCACAATGGCGATCGGTCCGAGGCCGAAGAGCGTTGCCAGAACCAGCAGCACACGGACGAGGATGGGTTCCCAGCCGAAGCGTTCGGCGAGGCCGCCGCAAATGCCGGCGATGACGCTGTCCTGGCGCGAACGGTAGAAACGCTTGGGGTTTGGGGAATGGTAGGGGTCGTAAGAACTGCGGGACATGGGGGTAGTGTCCTTATTCGTCAAATGTGGAGCGGTGCGGGCGGGGCGGGCGGCGGTGTGCCTCCGCATCGCGCGCTTCGAGGAGGGATTCGAGGGTCTCTATGCGGCGCTCCATGGCTTTCGCGGAGCGCCAGAGATCCTCCAGCATCCGCTCATCGTCCGGCTGCAGCGTCTTCTGGCGGCGCCAGAGCGTGATGTAGTGAAACACCATGCCTGGCAGCACCACGAAGAGCGACAAGATTGCGATGAGCGGAATAAGCGCGTCGGACATGATTACTCCTTGCCGGAAGCGATGGCCGCTGCGGCGCGCTCTTCACGCGCTTGTGCAATCAGGCCTGGCGTGCAGATCACGGCGAGGAAGCCCAGCAGGCAGATCAGCGAGAATACCATGGATCAGCCCTCCGACTTCTTCGTGGCCGGCTTCGCCTTGCGGGCTTTCAGCGCGGCAAGTTCCTGCTCGATGGCATCGTTCTGCTCAAGCTCTGCGAATTCCTGCTCCAGGCTCGGCTCGCGGCCGCGGATGGCGTCAGCATAAGCTTCCATCTCGTCGACCTTGCGCTCGAGGTTTGCGTAGCGGGCAATCGCTTCGTCTGCGCGGCCATCATACATTTGCGTCCGCATGCGGATGCGTTGTTCGGCGGCTTCGCGGCGCATGACGAGGGCGCGATGCTTGGCTTTGGCTTCGTCGAGCTTGGCTTGGAGTTTTGTCAGGTCGTCCTGACGGCGCTCGAAGGCTTCTTCAGCGACGGTCATCGCGTGCTTGCGGCGTTCGATTTCCGTGTCCGCCTTTTGCTTGGCGATCAGGGCGCCGCGGGCAAGATCCTCGCGGCCCTTGTCTATGGCCAGCTCTGCCTTGGCGGCCCAGTCGTCACGGCTGGTGGTGAAATGGACGATTTCGCGCTCCATCTCTTTTTTGTCAGCCATGGCGCGGGCGGCAGCCGTGCGCACTTCAACCAGCGTGTCTTCCATTTCCTGGATGATCAGGCGGGCAATTTTTTCTGGGTTTTCAGCGCTGTCCAGCATCGCGTTGATGTTGGAGTTGATGATGTCGCCGAGACGGGAGAAGAGACCCATGGGGTTTGTCCTTTCGTAACTGGAGATCAGAAGAAGAAGCCGCCGAGGAAGACGCCCACGGCGAAGAACATCCACGTCTCCGCCCGGCGCGTCTTGAGCCAGCGGCCAAAGCGGCCAGCGTCCGTGCGGGGGCTGTAGTGATCGTCCTGGTAGCTCATTTTCTGTTTCGTCCTTGGTTCAGTTGGTTGGCAACGCCCGTCGCCCTGATGGCAACTAGATTTCAAGACCCGTGCCAGTTCGAAATTAATTTCATACCACCTTGTAAAATAACAATAAAAAAGTTTTTCCAGGCGATTCGTTAAGGAGTTGCAGGCTAATACAGCCAAAAGATTGATGGATTTGGCCAATCAAATTGGCTAAAAATGCTTCATGGAACAGAGGGCAACTCAACTGATTGGGGAATCTGCGGCCTGGCTCAGCGCGCTGGAGCAGGCGAGCCGGCTCGCGCCGCTCGACCGTTCGGTGCTGGTGATCGGGGAGCGGGGGACGGGTAAGGAGCTGGTGGGCGAGCGGCTGCACTTCCTGTCAAAGCGGTGGGAAGGCCCGTTCGTGAAGGTCAATTGCGCGGCCCTCTCCGAAACCCTTCTGGATTCAGAATTGTTCGGCCATGAGCGCGGCGCCTTCACCGGGGCGACCGAGATGCGCCGGGGCCGGTTCGAGCTGGCCGACGGGGGCACGATCTTTCTCGACGAGATCGCAACCGCGTCCCAGCAGGTGCAGGAAAAGCTGCTGCGGGTCGTAGAATACGGGGAATTTCAAAGGGTTGGCGGCTCCAAAGTGCTGACCACCAATGTTCGCATCGTGGCGGCAACGAATGGCGATCTGCCGTCGATGGCGGACGCCGGGGCGTTCCGGTGGGACTTGCTGGACCGGCTGTCCTTCGATGTGATCACGCTGCCGCCGCTCCGCGCCCGGCATGGCGACAAGACCCTGCTGGCGCAGTTCTTTGCGCGGCGTATGGCCGTTGAAATGGCTCAGGATTTTCCCGGATTTGCGCCTTCGGCGCTGGAGGCGATCGAAGCCTATCACTGGCCGGGCAATGTCCGCGAGCTGCGCAATTTCGCCGAAAGGCTCGCCCATCGCGCGCTGCTGTCTGCGCCCTATGAACCGGTCCGGTTCGAGCCGGCGGCGCTTGATCCGTTCGCCTCTCCCTGGCGCCCGAAAAGTGGCCTGAAAGGGGGCGCAAAAAACTCCAACCATTCCTCCAACGAGCCGGGCAAAAACTCCAACGGCGCATCCATTCCGGTGGCCCTATCTGCGCCGCCGGAGCCGCCTGCGCTTGAGCCGGCCGACCGGCCCGCCGGCCCGGCCCGGACGTTCGAGGAAGCGATCCGGCTGACCGAGATGCAAATGATCGACGACGCGCTGGCGCGCGCCGCCGGCCATCAGGGCCGGGCGGCCGAAGCCCTTGGCCTCACCTACCACCAGCTCCGCGGCCTCCTCAAAAAGCATGGCTATTCGAAGAGGGCGGAGGAGGCGTAGGGCGACCGCCTAAAGGGCGAAGCTGGCGTGGCCTTCGGCATTGATCTGCCAGGCTGGGTTCCAGGTGCCCATCACATGCCCGTTCATCTGATAGAGGAGGATCTTCTCACTCTCGAAGGCCGGCTGCCGGCCAAAGCCTTCGGCATAAAAGCGGCGTGAACGGAAAATATCGGCAATGCCGAGTGTGATAACGGAAATCTGAAGTTGCATGGTGTGACCTTTCGCAGGCGCCGGCGCGGATTTGCGGCGGCGTGACAAGGTCGTGACAAGGTTACGGGACACAAGGATCACCAGAAGTGACGGTCAGGACCCGCGTTCGCGGGGGCCGGGCTAACCCGCCACAGCCTCTCCTTTTCTGACCCGGCAATGCTAATCAATCGCCCGGTCGCAATCAACCGAATTTGGCCCGCTTGCCGGGAACCGACTCCGCCCTTCCGGATTACTGCGTATGGCCGGGCGCGGGGCCATTAACACATTAGGTTTCAGACACATCGGACAACTTCGATCGGATTAGAGTCGCCACTGGAAGGTTCCTGAGGCATACTTATCTCAAAGAAGGGGTCCTAAAGGCTAACCGCAAAGGAGACGTCCATGCAGATTCAGATCACCGGCAAGCATATGGTACTGGGTGAGGCGCTGAGAGGGCGGATCGAGACGGGTCTCGAAGCCGCCGTATCGAAGTATTTCAGCCGCACGGGAGACGCGAACGTTTTTGTATCCCAGCAGGGTCCGTTCGTCGAAGTCGACTGTAATGTCCATTTGCCGTCCGGGATCATTCTCCAGTCGACTGGCAAGGCGGACGACCCCTATGCCGCGCTGGAGGCAAGTCTCGACAAGATGGAAAAACGGGTGCGCCGCTATAAGCGCCGCCTGAAGGACCATCATACCAATGGCCAGCCCGTCCTGCCGGCAGAGTTTGCCGCAGAAACCCTTATCCGGGCCACAGATGACGAGGAAGCAGACGATTCTGTTGATACGGGCGTGGAGGTCGGCGACGCTCCCCTTACGGTTGCCGAAACCCAGGTCCAGATCCGGACGATGTCCGTTTCCGAGGCGGTGATGCAGCTGGAATTGCAGGATGTTCCGGCACTGATGTTCAGAAACGCTAGCCATGATGGCCTGAATATGGTCTACCGCCGCCCCGATGGGCATATTGGCTGGGTTGACCCTGCCAATACCCCCCGGAATTAATGCGACGCGCTACGGAAAGTAGTTTGATGGCCACCGATTTGAGTGCTCTGCTGCAAGGTGGAGTCATTATCCCCTACCATGAGGCAACCAGCCGGAAGCAAGCCATTCATGTGCTTTGCGAGGCCCTCAGCGAGGCGACCCGGATTGGTGCGCGCACGATTGAGGATGCTGTCATGGAGCGGGAACGGCTCGGCTCAACCGGCGTCGGGGAGGGGGTTGCGATCCCGCATGCCCGCCTCGCCGGTCTGAGTGCGCCGGTTGGCGGCTTCCTGCGCCTGGCTCATGGCGTAGACTTCGAAGCCATCGATGACCGCCCCTGCGATCTCATCTTCATGCTGCTGGCGCCAGATGGCGCCGGGGCGGACCACCTGCGGGCCCTGGCCCAGGTCAGCCGTTTCTTCCGCCAGACCGCCGTGCGCGAAGGCCTGCGGAAGGCGCGCAATGAAGACGAAATTCGTGCGCTGATCTGCAAGGACCCGGTTGTCGGCGGCTAAGCCCCCGATACGGAGCTTCCGGATACAGAAAACCCCGCCTCGGCCGAGGCGGGGTTTTTTGTTTGGCCAAAGAGCCGACTGCCCTCTCCCGCATGGCGGAAGAGGGCGCGCCAGATCAGCCTTCTGCCGGCGAGGGCTCGGCGAAGCCGCGATTGCGCAGCAGTGGCTCAATGCCGGGGTCAGAACCGCGGAAGTTGCGGTAGAGCTCATCGGTCTCGCGCAGGCCGCCGGATTCGAAGACCCATTGTTTCAGCTTCGCAGCGACTTCCGGATTGAAGATGTCGCCGGTCTGCTTGAAGGCGTCGAAGCCGTCTGCATCGAGGATCTCCGCCCACAGATAGGCGTAGTAGCCGGCTGCATAGCCGCCCGCAAAGATGTGGGAGAAATAGGTCGAGCGATAACGCGGCTCGATGATCTCCGGAATGCCGTACTTTTCGAGGACGGATTTTTCGAAGGCGCGCGCATCGGTGATCTTCGCGGCTTCTTCAGAGGAGAGCATGTGCCAGTGCAGGTCGATCAGGGAGGCGGCGATGTATTCGGTCGTCTTGAAGCCCTGATTGAAGGTTGAGGCCTTGTTCATCTTGTCGACAAGATCCTGCGGCAGCGGCGCGCCGGTTTCGTAATGCTTGGCATACATTGCCAGCACCTGCGGCTCGGTTACCCAGTGTTCCATGATCTGCGAGGGCAGCTCAACATAGTCCGGGCCGCCATAGACGCCGGAGAAGCTGGCGTAGCGGATCTGCGTCAGCAGGCCGTGCAGACCGTGGCCGAACTCGTGGAAGAGGGTTTCCACTTCGGTCGGCGAGAGCAGGGCCGGCTGGCCGGCGGCCGGCGTGACCAGGTTCATGTTGTTGGTGATGATCGGGCGGATGCGCTCGCCATCAACATCGGACGCCGACTGATAGGTGCTCATCCAGGCGCCGCCGCGCTTCGTTTCGCGGGCGAAGTTGTCGATCATCAGAAGACCAAGATGCTCGCCGGTGGCGTTGTCGGTCACTTCATAGGATTTCACGACCGGGTTCCAGCCATCGACCGGAACTTCCTTGAAGGAGATGTTGAAGAGGCGGGAAGCCACTTCGAATGCACCTTCCGTGGACGCACCAAGTTCGAAATAGGGGCGCAGCTGGTTTTCATCGAAAGCGTAGCGGTCGGCACGGACTTTTTCAGAGTAGAACCACCAGTCATGTCCGAGGATCTCGTGACCGGCGATCTTTTCCATGTCTGCCTGCTCTTCAGCGGCGCGTTCCAGGGCAGGCTTAAGAACCTTTTCCAGGAATTCGACGGCAGCTTCCGGCGTGTGGGCCATGCGCTGCTCAAGCACATAATGCGCATGGCTCTTATAGCCCATCAGTTCGGCGCGCTTGGCCCGAAGCTGGGCGAGCTTGATGGCGAGCGGGCCGTTGTCATACTCGCCGGAAGAGGCAACCAGGCGGTAGCCGTCGAAGAGTTGCGAGCGCAGATCGCGGTCTTCCGCGCTGGACATGAAGCCTTCGAAGAAGGAGCGGCTGATGCCGACGCGCCATTTGTCTTCACCGTCCACCTTGATGGCGTTCTTGAAGTCGTCCGACAGGCCGCCGAGGCGGGCCGCATCGTTGATTTCCAGTTTGAAGGCGTTGGTGGCGTTGAGCAGGTTCTGTCCGTACTCGGTCGTCAGGCCGGAGATTTCAGCGTTGAGCTTGGCGACTTCCGCCTGAACATCCGGCGAGAGGTTTGCACCAGCACGGACGAAGTTGCGGTGGGTCAACTCCAGCAGGCGTGCGTCCTGCTCGTCGAGGCCGAGGCGGTCTTTCTGGTCGTAGACAGCCTGCACGCGGGCGAAGAGTTTCGGGTTGAAGGTGATCGCATCCTGCTCACGGGTGAGCATCGGATAGATTTCGCCTTCCAGGGCGTTCAGCGCGTCATTGGTGTCGGTATTGGTGATATTGCCGAACACGCGGACTGCCTTGTCGAGCGACTTGCCCGAAGCCTCCATCGCCAGGATGGTGTTCTCGAAGGTCGGCTCTTCAGGATTGTTGACGATGGCGTCGATCTCGGCGCGCATCTCGAGGATGCCCTTCTTGACCGCCGGCATGTAGTGCTCGTTCTTGATCTCGGCGAAGGGCGGAACGCCATACTCGCCGGTCCATTCGGCGCGGAAGGGGTTTCCTTCGAGCTCTGCATCGGAAACGGTGATTTCGGGCAGTTCGATCTGGCTGGTGACTTCCGATTCAGGCTTGGCCGCTTCCGGAGCGCCGCAGGCGGCTGTGGCGGCAAGAACAAGAGCGGCGGCGCCGCCCTTCAGGGCTTCGGTCATTTTCATCATGCTTCCTCTGGCAACGAAGATTGCAGAGGGTTTAGACAGCTGAGGCGGAGATTTCCAGAGAAACGGGCAGGAAGGGGCGATTTCGTGCGAGAATTGCCCCGAATGCCGGAAATTTCCGTTCAGCGGGGCAGGCGGGAGACCACCTGGTGGTATTCTGCAAGCGTTTCCTCGAAGACCTGGGCGACCGGTTTGACCTCCTTGATCCGCCCGGCGACCTGACCTGTAAGGGCGATGCCGGCCTCCAGGTCTCCCTTGAAGTAGACCGCCTGCGTGCCGGCGAATTCGCCGAAGATGTTGGGGCTGCCTTCTTTCTCGAGGCGCGTGGTGCGTTCGGTACGCAGGGCGCGCAGGGCCGGGCCGGGGCCTTGCCGGTTAAGGAACACGGTGTCGGTCGCGTCGGCGCCCACGATGGCGTCTTTCCAGTTCG
Protein-coding sequences here:
- the pspC gene encoding envelope stress response membrane protein PspC, whose translation is MSRSSYDPYHSPNPKRFYRSRQDSVIAGICGGLAERFGWEPILVRVLLVLATLFGLGPIAIVTYMVVWMITPRTPLGFGTMSADEDAFWRGVQDRPRATFGTIKYTFMDLDERLKNLERAVTSDEWRLRQEFRDLEKGN
- the pspB gene encoding envelope stress response membrane protein PspB translates to MSDALIPLIAILSLFVVLPGMVFHYITLWRRQKTLQPDDERMLEDLWRSAKAMERRIETLESLLEARDAEAHRRPPRPHRSTFDE
- the pspA gene encoding phage shock protein PspA, encoding MGLFSRLGDIINSNINAMLDSAENPEKIARLIIQEMEDTLVEVRTAAARAMADKKEMEREIVHFTTSRDDWAAKAELAIDKGREDLARGALIAKQKADTEIERRKHAMTVAEEAFERRQDDLTKLQAKLDEAKAKHRALVMRREAAEQRIRMRTQMYDGRADEAIARYANLERKVDEMEAYADAIRGREPSLEQEFAELEQNDAIEQELAALKARKAKPATKKSEG
- the pspF gene encoding phage shock protein operon transcriptional activator translates to MEQRATQLIGESAAWLSALEQASRLAPLDRSVLVIGERGTGKELVGERLHFLSKRWEGPFVKVNCAALSETLLDSELFGHERGAFTGATEMRRGRFELADGGTIFLDEIATASQQVQEKLLRVVEYGEFQRVGGSKVLTTNVRIVAATNGDLPSMADAGAFRWDLLDRLSFDVITLPPLRARHGDKTLLAQFFARRMAVEMAQDFPGFAPSALEAIEAYHWPGNVRELRNFAERLAHRALLSAPYEPVRFEPAALDPFASPWRPKSGLKGGAKNSNHSSNEPGKNSNGASIPVALSAPPEPPALEPADRPAGPARTFEEAIRLTEMQMIDDALARAAGHQGRAAEALGLTYHQLRGLLKKHGYSKRAEEA
- the hpf gene encoding ribosome hibernation-promoting factor, HPF/YfiA family: MQIQITGKHMVLGEALRGRIETGLEAAVSKYFSRTGDANVFVSQQGPFVEVDCNVHLPSGIILQSTGKADDPYAALEASLDKMEKRVRRYKRRLKDHHTNGQPVLPAEFAAETLIRATDDEEADDSVDTGVEVGDAPLTVAETQVQIRTMSVSEAVMQLELQDVPALMFRNASHDGLNMVYRRPDGHIGWVDPANTPRN
- a CDS encoding PTS sugar transporter subunit IIA, with the protein product MATDLSALLQGGVIIPYHEATSRKQAIHVLCEALSEATRIGARTIEDAVMERERLGSTGVGEGVAIPHARLAGLSAPVGGFLRLAHGVDFEAIDDRPCDLIFMLLAPDGAGADHLRALAQVSRFFRQTAVREGLRKARNEDEIRALICKDPVVGG
- a CDS encoding M3 family metallopeptidase; amino-acid sequence: MTEALKGGAAALVLAATAACGAPEAAKPESEVTSQIELPEITVSDAELEGNPFRAEWTGEYGVPPFAEIKNEHYMPAVKKGILEMRAEIDAIVNNPEEPTFENTILAMEASGKSLDKAVRVFGNITNTDTNDALNALEGEIYPMLTREQDAITFNPKLFARVQAVYDQKDRLGLDEQDARLLELTHRNFVRAGANLSPDVQAEVAKLNAEISGLTTEYGQNLLNATNAFKLEINDAARLGGLSDDFKNAIKVDGEDKWRVGISRSFFEGFMSSAEDRDLRSQLFDGYRLVASSGEYDNGPLAIKLAQLRAKRAELMGYKSHAHYVLEQRMAHTPEAAVEFLEKVLKPALERAAEEQADMEKIAGHEILGHDWWFYSEKVRADRYAFDENQLRPYFELGASTEGAFEVASRLFNISFKEVPVDGWNPVVKSYEVTDNATGEHLGLLMIDNFARETKRGGAWMSTYQSASDVDGERIRPIITNNMNLVTPAAGQPALLSPTEVETLFHEFGHGLHGLLTQIRYASFSGVYGGPDYVELPSQIMEHWVTEPQVLAMYAKHYETGAPLPQDLVDKMNKASTFNQGFKTTEYIAASLIDLHWHMLSSEEAAKITDARAFEKSVLEKYGIPEIIEPRYRSTYFSHIFAGGYAAGYYAYLWAEILDADGFDAFKQTGDIFNPEVAAKLKQWVFESGGLRETDELYRNFRGSDPGIEPLLRNRGFAEPSPAEG